One Paenisporosarcina sp. FSL H8-0542 genomic region harbors:
- a CDS encoding ABC transporter substrate-binding protein, whose product MKYGLKKIGVVLLGSALLLGACGDGEKTNSSSENKTFKIGVTQIVEHPSLNAAYDGFKKALEDAGIEAEYDVQIAQGDSSINTTIADNLVSANVDLIFANSTPSAQAALSKTSDIPIVFTSVTDAVGAELVESMEKPGGNVTGTIDSHPDAISNTMKFLKEELGAKKVGMVFNSGEQNSRAQVDAVKAMLKDMDMTVVEASVATSADVKQATESLIGKVDSLYIITDNTVVSALESVIAVANENKLPMMVGEFDSVKRGGLAAYGFEYYDIGYEAGQKAVKILKGESKPAEIPVDIPQKLKFIMNKDTAETIGLEIKDEWKAEFSK is encoded by the coding sequence ATGAAGTATGGTCTGAAAAAAATCGGAGTTGTACTACTCGGTTCAGCATTGCTTCTAGGGGCATGTGGAGATGGGGAAAAGACGAATTCATCAAGTGAAAATAAGACATTTAAGATTGGTGTAACACAAATTGTCGAGCACCCTTCCTTAAATGCAGCTTACGATGGCTTCAAAAAAGCTTTGGAAGATGCAGGGATTGAAGCAGAGTACGATGTTCAAATTGCACAAGGTGATTCAAGTATCAACACGACTATAGCAGACAACCTTGTCAGTGCGAATGTTGATTTAATTTTTGCAAATTCAACACCAAGTGCACAGGCTGCTTTGAGTAAAACAAGCGATATTCCAATTGTCTTCACTTCAGTAACAGATGCAGTTGGGGCTGAGCTTGTCGAATCGATGGAAAAACCGGGCGGCAATGTAACTGGAACGATTGATAGTCATCCTGATGCGATTTCCAATACGATGAAGTTCCTGAAAGAGGAATTAGGAGCTAAAAAAGTTGGGATGGTTTTCAACTCAGGAGAGCAAAATTCACGTGCCCAAGTGGATGCGGTCAAGGCGATGCTAAAAGATATGGATATGACAGTTGTAGAGGCATCGGTTGCAACGTCTGCAGATGTAAAACAAGCAACAGAATCATTGATCGGCAAAGTAGACTCTTTGTACATCATTACAGATAATACTGTTGTTTCTGCGCTTGAATCGGTCATTGCCGTCGCAAATGAAAATAAATTGCCGATGATGGTCGGTGAATTCGATTCTGTTAAACGAGGCGGTTTAGCTGCATATGGATTTGAATACTATGACATCGGGTACGAAGCTGGTCAAAAAGCTGTGAAAATCCTTAAAGGTGAAAGTAAGCCAGCCGAAATTCCAGTAGACATTCCACAAAAGTTAAAATTCATCATGAACAAAGATACAGCAGAAACAATCGGACTTGAGATAAAAGACGAGTGGAAAGCTGAATTCAGCAAATAA
- a CDS encoding dihydrolipoamide acetyltransferase family protein produces the protein MLEVKLHDIGEGMTEGEIVHYLVKVGDSVRTDQPLVEVQTDKMVAELTSPCSGIVKKIIIDAGETVRVGTSLIYIEADESVKTVQKTSPEMKQEVKNEMITPTVFKEKNMQTTFTRVLAAPYTRKIAREHNINIEDVQASDPSGRVTEEDVYRFLKGHQTETYQESVMAVPQSAVRQETPDEIPFKGIRKKIAEKMTKSLFTIPHVTHFDEVNMTNLFKMREELKASGESVSVSAFLIKALVISLKDFPIFNAELDEENNRILLKKNYHIGIATNTDSGLIVPVVHDADKKSIKTIHSDVKGLTERAVAGKLQPFEMQNSTFTVSNVGPLGSTGATPIINYPETALIAFHKTKKQPIVNELDEIVIGHIMTLSMAFDHRVADGATAVAFTNRFASLIEHPHKLMMEMI, from the coding sequence ATGCTCGAAGTAAAACTACATGACATTGGAGAAGGGATGACCGAAGGAGAGATTGTCCATTACTTGGTTAAAGTTGGGGACTCCGTACGTACGGATCAACCACTTGTTGAAGTACAGACCGATAAAATGGTTGCAGAACTTACTTCTCCCTGCTCAGGTATCGTAAAAAAAATCATTATCGATGCCGGCGAAACGGTTAGAGTCGGAACTAGCCTGATTTATATCGAAGCGGATGAATCAGTAAAAACAGTACAAAAAACATCCCCTGAAATGAAACAGGAAGTAAAAAACGAAATGATTACTCCAACTGTCTTTAAAGAGAAGAATATGCAGACGACTTTCACCCGTGTCTTGGCAGCGCCATACACTCGTAAAATTGCGCGTGAACATAACATTAATATAGAAGATGTCCAAGCATCTGATCCATCTGGAAGAGTGACGGAGGAAGATGTTTATCGATTCCTGAAAGGTCATCAAACTGAAACTTATCAAGAATCAGTTATGGCGGTCCCTCAGTCAGCAGTTCGTCAGGAAACACCTGATGAAATTCCGTTTAAAGGCATACGCAAAAAAATCGCGGAAAAGATGACGAAATCATTATTCACAATTCCGCATGTTACCCATTTTGATGAAGTGAACATGACGAACTTATTTAAAATGAGAGAAGAATTGAAAGCGTCCGGTGAATCGGTCAGCGTCTCTGCTTTCCTCATTAAAGCTCTAGTCATTTCATTAAAAGACTTCCCAATTTTCAATGCCGAACTTGATGAAGAAAATAATCGGATTCTTCTTAAGAAAAATTATCATATCGGAATCGCTACAAACACAGATAGCGGCTTGATTGTTCCGGTCGTTCACGATGCGGATAAGAAATCGATTAAAACGATCCATTCAGATGTAAAAGGTTTGACAGAAAGAGCGGTCGCCGGGAAACTACAACCGTTTGAAATGCAGAACAGCACATTTACTGTAAGTAATGTCGGTCCGCTTGGCAGTACAGGCGCTACACCTATTATCAACTATCCGGAAACGGCATTGATTGCTTTCCATAAAACTAAAAAACAACCAATTGTCAATGAGCTGGATGAAATTGTCATCGGTCATATCATGACACTCTCCATGGCTTTTGACCACAGAGTCGCAGATGGTGCAACCGCTGTAGCATTTACAAACCGCTTTGCGAGCCTTATTGAACACCCACATAAATTGATGATGGAGATGATTTAA
- a CDS encoding FAD-dependent oxidoreductase codes for MVVGEISQQRNLIIIGGGPGGYSAAIRGAQLGLSVTLIEQSYMGGVCLNKGCIPSKIFTHAAKKREETDHLHELGIGEGDDTFNLTKLLSYKDKAINGLRTGVESLCKNNKIEVIQGKATFLGADKIGVENGHQFDIFEFEQAIIATGSSPILPDSIKVKSKRILLSHEIFELNEMPEHLVVSGQDYIALEVASSFAALGAKVSILFEDKANFAFDESIYKELLRLFKRRKINIYKDAHLLSTEDHNHEIAVTFKNDKNVEETIQGSHLFVTGYRTPNIKPLGIGRIGVAQTEEGYIHVDASMRSSIPSIYAIGDVTEGPLMAIKAIKQGKAAVEAIVGHKPEVDMTFMPVVAHTIPPVVSVGLTEVNARNFGIDVRVSQFPLGGNGYAALTGKKDGFIKVISDPATEIISGIHMIGEGAIEMSSSFVQLLEMAAKEEDVKFPHYAHPGMGESMLEAVEGLIGQAIHAAPAKKKDLLII; via the coding sequence ATGGTTGTCGGTGAAATCAGTCAACAACGAAATCTCATCATCATCGGCGGGGGGCCGGGTGGATATTCTGCAGCGATACGAGGTGCGCAGCTTGGCTTGTCGGTTACTTTGATTGAACAGTCCTACATGGGCGGGGTTTGTCTGAACAAAGGCTGTATCCCATCAAAAATCTTTACCCACGCGGCAAAGAAACGGGAAGAAACGGACCATTTACACGAACTTGGGATTGGTGAAGGTGATGATACTTTCAATTTGACTAAGCTGCTGAGTTATAAAGACAAAGCAATTAATGGTCTTAGAACAGGCGTCGAAAGTCTCTGTAAAAACAATAAAATTGAAGTGATTCAAGGCAAAGCTACTTTTCTCGGAGCAGACAAAATCGGTGTAGAAAATGGTCATCAGTTCGATATTTTTGAATTCGAGCAGGCGATCATTGCAACCGGGAGTTCTCCGATTCTGCCAGACTCCATCAAAGTAAAAAGTAAACGAATACTGTTATCACACGAAATATTTGAACTCAATGAAATGCCAGAGCACTTGGTCGTTTCAGGACAGGATTATATTGCCCTTGAAGTGGCTTCTAGTTTTGCGGCACTTGGTGCAAAAGTGAGCATTCTATTTGAGGACAAAGCAAATTTTGCTTTTGATGAATCCATCTATAAAGAATTGCTGCGTTTATTTAAACGTAGAAAAATAAATATCTATAAAGATGCTCATTTGCTCTCTACTGAAGATCATAATCATGAAATTGCTGTTACGTTTAAAAATGACAAAAACGTCGAAGAAACGATTCAAGGCTCACATCTTTTTGTAACGGGATACCGAACACCAAATATTAAACCTCTTGGCATAGGACGCATTGGTGTTGCACAAACGGAGGAAGGCTACATTCACGTCGACGCATCCATGCGTTCATCGATTCCATCCATTTACGCAATAGGAGACGTAACCGAAGGTCCTTTGATGGCAATTAAAGCAATTAAACAAGGAAAAGCTGCGGTTGAAGCGATTGTCGGACATAAACCTGAAGTCGACATGACTTTCATGCCAGTTGTGGCACATACCATTCCACCTGTTGTTTCGGTTGGTCTTACTGAAGTGAACGCCCGCAACTTTGGGATTGATGTTCGGGTCAGTCAATTCCCTCTTGGCGGCAACGGCTACGCAGCCCTAACTGGAAAAAAGGATGGTTTCATCAAAGTGATTTCCGATCCCGCAACAGAAATTATTAGCGGGATTCATATGATCGGAGAAGGGGCTATCGAAATGTCCAGTTCCTTTGTGCAATTACTAGAAATGGCCGCAAAAGAAGAAGACGTCAAATTCCCTCATTATGCTCATCCGGGAATGGGTGAGAGCATGCTTGAAGCGGTGGAAGGACTAATCGGACAAGCCATCCATGCCGCACCTGCTAAGAAGAAAGATTTATTAATCATTTGA